The window TTTTGCTTCACAGAATTTGACGCGCCTGACGTGGCCAGATGTTTTGTCAGTTTCTGTGTTATGTTACTCAGTAATGACGGCTCGGTACTACAGAAAATGCCAGAGTACTAGCAGGTGCCATGTCAGGTGCCACAAACACTGCCAGCTGACAAAACATAACTGCCACTGTCAGAAACTGAGCCTAGTTGGTGCAagacttgtttttattgctcaaaactttgaacaacaagtatttgacagatttgaccagtaactttgcctggtagtgtcatctgcttttctctctgGAGATAGATTGGTTAttgctgtggaaaattccaagcaaaggaataagacaaggcaagtttatttgtatagcacaactggtacacaaagtaattcaatgtgctttacagaataagaaagacattaaaatcacaatacaacaaatcaaaagataaagaatataaacctttcagtcatactcacagctaaacagagccatttggatttaaacattgtctcacatcttcaggaagactcttccaggttttagctgcacaaaactaaaACGCtcattctccatgtttagtcctggtttagccctagtttagtccctgtttactgctgactctgggcacaagcaggaggcaggttcctgaagtcctcaggggaacatctccagggagactAGCGTGTCAAACGTCCCATATAGTGCACGTTTAATGGACACTTATGTAatgttattggcctttaaatATACGCCTGATAGCTCTTTCTTTGGCGTCTCATGTTGATGAAGCAGAATATAACTCCAAgtgtgtttctgatgaggaaatgtGGTTCAAAGGTCAAAAATATATTGCTTTAAAGTTATTCTCATTGTATTCATAGTGATTTTGACCCTCGTTTGTGGCAGATGCGTTCACGTTATGAGAAGGTTCTAGAGGAGGTGAATCGATACGCCCCGCGATACATGGAGGAGATGGAGTCTgtgtttgaccaatcacaggacgaggagaaaaagaggataATGTTCCTGAAGCAAGCTTTACTGTCCATCCACGACCACCTGGACGTCACCACCAACGAGAGGTGAGTCTGACCCTCCCAGGCTGCCGTAGTCCGAATTTTACAATCATAATAAAAAGAAGAATACCTACTTTAGTTAGAAATCACAGAGATGACATtagctattgctttgcctagagtgttccacagtatggcattaaactgatctatctccagAGTAACAAGCAACTGACAGCACCAGAGACaccaccaagttacaggtcagatctgtggagaggcaaaaatgcatgcttttttatggtaatttggagcaataaaaatacaagtaatGAAATTAATACTACTATGTTTAATGctttattgtggaacattgAATATTTTTGGTTATATATTCTGTAAATCAGCCTATTTGCCCAGATACCTTTGAAATAtccttaaaaatgtgttataaataaacaaatgtgaagCTCTCCTATGTATAATTTATCTGGTGGGAGGTCTGtctattataatatttattcttttttttttttttattgtaaaaatatgcagcactaaacatgcatttttacttttacagatCTGATCAGTGACTTTTCAGGTGGTGTTTCCAGGTGTGGCCTGGTGTGTTCAGTTTAATctcatactgtgtaatattcaagccaaagctataacatctccatggagacaagcagctggccgAAAACTAGAAAACTGACATAGTACGGCTTTAAAAATGAAACTTCCATACTGATATTATAATGTGACAGAAATGAGGTTGCACTGATTTGCCTGGTGTTTTGTGGCTGTGTTAAAATGGCCTTTAGAGAGACTCAGGGCCCATAAACACAAGCGTTCACATTTGTACAGGATCCACGCTGCTATAGATCTGTGGAAATGCCAGAGCTGCTTATGTTTAAACCACagacctggaaaaaaaaacaaagattcCACTCAGAAGATGTCAGGGCTGTGAACGAGGTGCTGACTGTTTCACAACATATTTATGCACAGAGACTTTCCATAGGCACCATTTTGATTTATGTTCAGTGTTCGGTATGTGCTTCTCTGACAGATATTTTAGTTTCATgtaattaaattgaattgagttttggtttgtttttatttaattctattttgttattttgttttgtttattttgtttatttttactttttttcgtGTTAccgtacttttattttatttgtattttattttatttttttattttaatttagtttagttttattttatttaacttttattttattttgtttaattttaattttgttttattttattttttatattatttttatttttactagagAGTGGCAGGTTCTACACAACACCCACTAGAGATACCTGTGGGAtatttagtttacatttttagaCAGATGTGTTGATCTTAACACAGACTATTCTGCACAATTgactttcagagcttttatttcatagtttttttccccctcaccatttactcacccgcagttttgcttatttttaagacgccaaaTTGCCAATCAACTCCACTgaacttcacccacattgctaAGTCTgaatgaggtgtgtgtgtgtgtgtgtgtgtgttttggtggtgtgaggggctgatggtgcagattgagtcaccagggcagctgtggcttatAATAACTTACCTCCAGTGAATGATGAGTGCATTGTAAAGCATTATATAAATCCATGGTATTATTAGGGCAGTGTTTAAAGTGTCCGCTCTGTTCCAGTGTGCGGTCTGTGTACAGTGAGCTCCACAACACTCTCATGTCCATAGACGAACAGGAGGATCTGCGCTGGTGGAAGAACACTCACGGCCCTGGCATGCCCACAGACTGGCCTCATTTTCAGGTACTGTTCTGTGTGCGCCAATACATGGACATTTATATAATGTACTAAATCATCTGTTTTAGGAATACAACCCGGAGAAGAAGCCCAAGCCTAAAAAAGGGAAGAAGGAAGTGAAGGAGGTAAAGGAGGTGAAGGACGTGAAGGAGGTGAAGGCGATTAAACAGGTGGACACAGGAACCATAGAGAAAAGGTGACTCAATatgtacaaatataataaataatataagtGATACAAAACTACAGTCTGATTCCACATCGTGTATCTCCACTGACTGAACACAGTCGTCTCATTTAGCACAGCACTGATCTGCtcctgcttttgtataaatagttattttggtcttaaatgggGACTTTTATTTCAAGCTCGGGGTCTCTTCACATATTCTTGTTGAGTTCCTTGGGGCTCCTGTGCGGCGCCGCTGTGTGTAGATGAAACACATCAGAGACGAGTCAGTGGCTCAGCTGCATGATGTGGAATCAGCTCATTACCTTCTGCTAAATGTTTTTTAATTGGTGCATGAAGTATTTAGTTATGTGACATGTGTCGTGCAGTAGTAGCACTGTggtaatcatagactgtataagaagtggactaagtgagttcggctccagtcaaatgaatctcatcgACGCTAGAGCAGTTGTAGGGGCCAATGTGGAGCagactatgtccatttatatatacagtctatggttgtaatTGTGCTCTAACCATTCACCGCACGTGTGTCTTCTTGCCCAACAACCCAAGATTCAAACCATGTACACGTTTTCAGTAACTGATATTAAAAACTTTACATTGTGTCCACAGTGTGATGATCGGAGGAGTGAAGGTGAGAGCTCTGTACGACTATGTGGGACAGGAGACGGATGAGCTCTCATTCAAAGCAGGTAACAGCAACACGTCTTATACTGTACTTTATGAAGGAtttattaaaggaactgtatgtgtgtactcttacagtttaaaaacatattacaaTCATATTTGAACCCGTGTTTCCAGAGCTTTAACCTACATATAGAGGACACatccaagtttttctcattctgagtGGACGGACAGCATAGACTACAGCAGCACAGGCACTGGTTAATGATGGGCTGCACATACTAGAGTTTAGGTAATGACGATTCAAATCAgacagagtccttttaggtttaaaccaactggatttcagcattgaaaccagctcattctgctttctgagtGGTTTATCTCCGTCATGTCAGCATTACCGTGAGAGCAGTTCAGGACACCAATCTGCTGtgaatctccatctcaaagccaatACATTAACCGCTcgtttgaagatagtgaggtgcagctcttagccagagaaaagaaatggtttgagagaggagttaaagaggcagtttttgtttggaaagacaatcctttgaACAAGAATTGGAgtttagacatcatttatctcctacttacaactccatcctcagacctaaatctaaccAAGGAAAATATACTGCCAGCCAGAAACTGCAAAGAAACAAGTGTGAacgtttcagtgtagttagctcttcccttcagacagatataaggaagTGTCTACGAATAATCTAACAAGAactcactctaaaactttttatctagttgacagaattgaattttcttttactatattaaagttttatttgattCAAATATGTCTGCACTGTATCTGGAGaacacagttaggtcatgtttaatATCAAAATCTCACATTAAACTCCTTTAAACTCACATATTTAAACTTTCCTCTTTAGTTAAATAGAACATTTGTATATTCTAAACTTGTTTGAGATGTTTAGGCTTTTCCTCTTCACTTTAACTTCACTTTCACGGTAACGCTCAGTGTCCTTGTTTGTGCAGGTGAGGAGTTCTTGAAGATCGAGGATGAGGACGACCAGGGCTGGTGTCGAGGGATGAAGGACGGCCAGTGGGAGGGGCTCTATCCAGCAAACTATGTGGAGGTGGTTTAGTCACGACTTTTAATTTGACACTTTAAATATATGTGATCAGGCGTAGCATTATGACCATAGACTGGAGAAAGGAGCAATACAGGGTTCTtagtcttggttgagtcctggtttagtcctggtttagtcctggtttagtcctggtttagtcctggtttagtcctgtcttagatTTGgattagtcctcatttagatgtgatttagacctggtttagttcagctcTTCACGGTCTGTAATGGTCAGAATACATCAAAGGTGCTTCAGACTTGGTTTATACTTCTGGATTAAACTtcggttagacctggtttagtcccggttttgtgcAGCTGTTTTGGTGTGTTCCTGGtctgctggtttagttctgatttagacctggtttagtccttgtttagacctagtaTAGTCCTGAGttaggcttggtttagtcctggtttagtcctgtgttagatCTGGATTAATcttaatttagacctggtttagttcagctcTTTTGTGTTGTCTGTTGAGCAAAGTATATCAAAGATGCGTCAGTCCTCAttcagacctggattagacctggtttagtcctgggttagacctggtgcAGTCcggggttagacctggtttagtcctcatttagacctagtttagtcctgtgttagacctgtgttggacctggtttagtcctgttttagacctggtttagtcctcatttagaccttgctcagtcctggattagaactgggttagacctggagCAATCATAAGGTTCCTGCAGCTGTTCTGTTCCTGGTCTGctggtttggttctgatttagatctggtttagacctggtttagtcctgggttagacctgggttagacctcatttagacctagtttagtcctggtttcatcctgtgttagacctggtttagtcctgggttagagacctgggttagacctggtttagacctggtttcgtcctgtgttagacctggtttagtcctgggttagacctggtttagtcctggttttcgtcctgtgttagacctggtttagtcctggtttcatcctgtgttaaacctggtttagtcctggtttcgtcctgtgttagacctggtttagtcctggtttcgtcctgtgttagacctggtttagtcctggtttcgtcctgtattagacctggtttagtcctggtttcgtcctgcgttagacctggtttagtcctgggttagagctggttaagacctggtttcatcctgtgttagacctggtttagacctggtttagtcctggtttcgtcctgtgttagacctggtttcgtcctgtgttagacctggtttagtcctgtgttagacctggtttagtcctgtgttagacctggtttagtcctgtgttagacctggtttagtcctgtgttagacctggtttagtcctgtgttagacctggtttagtcctgtgttagacctggtttagtcctgtgttagaccTGGCTTAGCTCAGCTCTTTTGTCTTGTCTGTATTGATCAAAATATATCAAAGATGCTTTAgacctcgttcagtcctggattagacctggattagacctcgtatagtccttctttagacctggtttagtccttatttagacctgagctagtcttgttttagtcctggtttggttcttatGAAGTTTCTTGGTCACGATGCTATCCCTGATCATGATTTAGTTCTATTTAAAACGTGGACATCACAAACCAAAGCTGTCATgttgttgctcaaacatgtgaaaatcTGCAGgttgttttctcttttttttttcttttttttgaaggactttaaacatttttgcttttgtttgccTACACCACTTGTATCAAAGCCATATCATAATTTAGCTTGAATGCTGGACTCAACGGTACATATTTGGTGCTGAATTGTCATATAgaaacttttaaataaatgtttttgtttagtttttttactcTTGGCACCTCAACAcattgaaatgaaatgaactgaactGCTTAAGAGACTGTGAGAACAACGCCACTTGTAGCCTTGACTAAAATTACACTGttttactaaaaaaaacttcatatttttgttttatgttcaaATTTGTCCTAcgtttaaagaggggatattgtgcaaaatccatttttttttagctttctcccCTGTTATAAGATTcagtacgaggctccgcccacaatctGACATCACAACATGCTCTCGtgcgacaatcctccataaatacacaaaaacatgacacagaaCTGTACAcgacaacttgacaaacctgatgtgatgtgcagtagttttattagcgggacgcagctgattgtgttgcgatagcgctctgaaggggtgactgagtgacttagcacaaagagcaaaggaagaaaaaaacaccaaaaacgaAAGCGAAACTAAAGTAGAACGAGTactaaagtaaaataccccctttttaactAACCTCAGGCCTCAAAATCTTCATTCAAAACtcaaatacttcaaaatatCATGTTATAAAATGCTAATTATGAAAACTTTATTCTAAAAATGTTATGAGATCACTGTACAGACATTATGAAATCTTAATCACTTTACATAATTAATATCTTGTTATATCTATCTGCTTAATCTTGTACTAAGTGTCCTCTGAAAATACGTGGCACTTTAGCGTAACTGTCTCGTCTTTCATAACTGCAGTATTTTCCGTTCATTTTACTATGTTCATATGTTCTGTTACGCCTTTTCAAACGCTGTCATCTTTTTGAAATAAATTTGTACTGCGATATATGGATTTGTTTGTGTTGGTGTTATGAATGTGCAGCGTTTGTCTTCCAACCAGAGCGTATCTGGTTCAAATCTCGTCCACAGTCCACACGTAACATGGGTGGTGTGAAATTAGGACGGGCTGCAAATACTgtttgaaaaaaatctgttttatattgtcaaaagtcctcaaaatggtgtcgTAACAAGAAAACATCATGTGACTAAAAGAGTTGTCCctggatactactactactatttctactactactactactactactactactactactactactgttgctgctattactactacaggtactactactactactactactattactactactgctgctattactactactggtactggtactactactactactgctggtactactactactactgctactactactactaatactactactaatactaatactaatactaatactactaatactactaatactactaatactaatactactactgatactactactactacttctactactacttctaatactactactactactactaatactactactactactactaatactaatactactactactaatactaatactaatactaatactaatactaatactactaatactactactactactactaatactaatactactactactaatactactactgatactactactactacttctactactacttctaatactaatactactactactaatactaatactaatactactactaatactaatactactactaatactactactactaatactactaatactacttctactactactactaatactactactactactaatactactactactactactacttctaatactactactactaatactactactactaatactactactactaatactaatactactactactactaatactaatactactgctactactactactactactactgttgctgctattactactactactactaatactaatactaatactactactaatactactactactactactgttgctgctattactactactactactacttctactgttgctgctattactactactactactactactactgctactactactactgttgctgctattactacgattgctattactactacaggtactactactactactactactgccattactactactggtgctactgcttctactattactactactggtactactactactagtactactactgctgctactactactactcctcctgGTTCTAGAGGTAGTCCTAGTGTATATTTGTATTCGACGTGTGTAGTCTTTGTGTACTGCATATTTTCGTCTCTTGCAGTTTTGTTGTAAAGTCCCTGATGTAAAAGTCTAAAACAACAGTGAGAcacagatttgagctgaagcGACGACGATTCAGATATTCaggtataaaatgtgtttacgtGTACTTCAAAACCCTGTGTCCTGTTTGTTCGCATGTACACGCCCAGTCTAacgtttggacacgccctctaattcaatgtttttcttcattctttatattatatttatatttattttacttttccaCTTCAAGTCAGTCAAAGCACttcacgtcgagagcgggattcgaacctccaaccttgAGATCAGTGGATCATTTCCCCAGTAGCGACGGTGTGGTAgacttatttaacttttttttttctttacgaCATAATTCCACacgtcttacttcatatatctgatgtcttctgtgtgtataacatgtacaaagtagtaaaaataaagaaaaaattacttaataagaggttagcatgctagttgctgttgaCTCTGGCCTTAGAAAGTTGTGAAGAGCTcgtataaactcatcatggtgagtaattaggatgttctgaatgcacagggtaagtgaggaataactttggaccactgttaTGTGATTGTTTACccgtgaatgttccacagtgtggcattattgAATACggctcaggagagatcgctaaattacccAAACATACATgggtgacattttaaaacatcttcaggagagatgagagggagggagagggggagacagagagaaagagaaagagagaggtgtagggcagagagagcaagggagaaaaagaaggaaagagggagaaagggagatgaAAGAGACATaaagggagtgagggagagagaaagatgagggagagatgagagggaggaagagggggagacagaaagGTGTAGGGCAGAGGGGgggggaagggggagagaaggagacaaaaaagagatagaaagggaaggagggagagatgggacagagagggaacaaggagagacagaaaggagagacaaagaaaagcagagagagggggagacaaggagacagagggggagagaaagaaggagagagggggagagagggggcaaagagagggagagaggacagacagagaaaaggaaagaagagaagagggggagacagagagagagaaagagagaggtgtaGGGCACAGAGAGCGGGTgagaaaaagaaggaaagagggggagagaaggagatgaaagaaagacagaaaaggagggagagagaacagatGGAGTGAGAGatggggcagagagagaagtggaCAACTAGAGGGAGAtaggagggcagagagagggaaccaggagagagagagagagagagagagaatgaaagacagagagggtgagagagggaacaACATTGTTACATGGCATTTCTTTTTTAGATTTTGCAGGATTCCACCTCTTTAATTGTAAATGTGTCTTAAAATACTTTAGTATCACAGGGTCAGCAGTGACTTTAACATCACACTATAAGAagataaacatgtataaaagtATAGAAGGAGCAGGGAGAAAAAGTATCTCTGTACTCGATACGTGGCTCTGTACTTTATGTCACTGTCTCCTCCAGACTGAGAGACACTGAACGGAGCAGGACGTGTCCACTCCTGTCTCACACAAGACAAATCCACATACAACACAAAGACCACACAGGAATGTGAGCTTAAActaacacaatacaacaacactCAGATggacaagaagagagagagagtagaggagagagaggggggggggggggggggaggggagagagagaggaggggatcTACCTCgtacttttgtttttacctgATCTCTTATCTGCTCAAAAGATGCATTCTGTCTGTGAGGGGGGGTCACAGTAAAATGTTCCATACTGTtagacattccaagcaaagaagaacattcccatggagacgagcacgtGGCAGACTCCACGCAAGAAAAATtccatagtgcacatttaacactAAACTTGTCGTTCCCTAgttctccagcagagggcgctgtcagATCACTCTCTGCACTGATACATACCTTTAACATGACGAGagagaaaatattaaataaatacagactgTTAACTCCCCGCTCTGTCACGCGCTGACAGGGAGAAGTTGaggttgccatggagacggaCATAATTAACACGAGCGCACAAGTCGCTCCAGTGActcattacatttgaacaagTTAATGGAGAAAACGACACGCTCCtgaagagtgtgtgtgagtgtgtgtgtgtgtgtgtgtgtgtgtgtgtgtgtgtgggtttgtgcgcgtgtgtctgtatgtgagtgtgtgtgtgtatgtgtgtgtgtgtgtttgtgcgcgtGTGTCTgtatctgagtgtgtgtgtgtctgtatgtgagtgtgagtgtgtgtgtatgtgggtgtgtgtgggggggggggggtgtgcatgtgtatgtctttttgtgtatgtgtttgtgtgcaggtgtgtgtgtacatgtgtaggggtgtgtcggggtgtgtttgtgtgtgtctgcatgtctgtgtgtgtgtgcgcgtgtgtatctctgtttgtgtctgtgtgtgcatgagtatgtgtgtgtatacttgTGTGTTTCTAATGATGTGATGAAAGAGGAGCGACACTAATGTTCCATATATGAGATGTTTCCACGGTGATATGGGGGAAAATGAGGAAATGGATTTTCATGACAAATTACGAACTGCGCTACACTGAATTGAACTGACTGCATGTTATAGGTCTATTCatcctttgcagctgatgtcatccacattTCCTGGGGATGTGAAGCTAACTgagggcactgctctgtctgaagctccacTAGACTTTAGCCTGAGCTTtagtttaacacaatctgaccagaaagaacctCAGGTGAGCTGATATGTGCTGTTAGACAAGTCTctgtcaaataacattacagtctcaagctagctagcattagccaacagttatTCAGTTTGTCAGTgtcatctttttgttgaaaatcaaactcttaaacaggatCATGAATGTTCGGCTCGTgttgatcacaggcttctgaaaatgtgccgtttaaattaattttttgtttttttcttgagttttaagactgttttaaaactttttggcagtgtttgctaatgtgtgcattgtgtcaccatggtaactgctaaacactccaccatagacatacatgtagaaccccTCCAAggtgatgtcactgtgtcaaCATCCTCATATAATGCAACATTTCAAGTTAATTTAATTAGTCAGcatcacattttatacacttgaGGTCAAAAAGTATCAACAGTtgtttaagttttttgtttttttttaatagtacaTAAGTTTTGTGCTGTGGAGTGGAATATTCAAGTGTCACCATCTCACAGATATAAATCATGTCAAAACATTTGCATGGGGCATTAA of the Periophthalmus magnuspinnatus isolate fPerMag1 chromosome 8, fPerMag1.2.pri, whole genome shotgun sequence genome contains:
- the si:ch211-51c14.1 gene encoding protein kinase C and casein kinase substrate in neurons protein 2, with the protein product MSSEPTETSPEDVNHRSFWMPGNYQRTVRRTEDSFQACTDMVSCFQERARVERQYAQALSEWSQKWRPVVDSSPLYGSLMKAWQCFMSSADRLASLHASMCRALVSEDGDRVRTWQKDNFHKKVFGGFKETQEIETGFARAQKPWTKKLKKLDKARQAFHKASRREYLIREREAHAQGNPDVNIDKQKKLQEDLQLASQEVDKMRSRYEKVLEEVNRYAPRYMEEMESVFDQSQDEEKKRIMFLKQALLSIHDHLDVTTNESVRSVYSELHNTLMSIDEQEDLRWWKNTHGPGMPTDWPHFQEYNPEKKPKPKKGKKEVKEVKEVKDVKEVKAIKQVDTGTIEKSVMIGGVKVRALYDYVGQETDELSFKAGEEFLKIEDEDDQGWCRGMKDGQWEGLYPANYVEVV